Genomic segment of Polycladomyces abyssicola:
GTGCGTTGTCGGAGATTCGGATCAGTCGATCTACCGTTTCCGTGGGGCGGACATTTCCAATATCCTGCATTTCGAGCGGGATTATCCGTCGGCAAAGGTGATCAAACTGGAGCAAAACTACCGCTCAACGCAGACCATTTTGGATGCAGCCAACGGAGTGATCGAACATAACCGCTCGCGCAAGCCGAAGAAATTGTGGACAGAAAATGAGCGGGGCGAGCGTATTCAGCTTTTTGAAGCGGATAATGAGCATGACGAAGCCTATTTTGTGGCGGAGACCATCATCCGGGGACACCGGGAAGGCCACGCCTATTCCGACTATGCGGTACTGTACCGGACCAATGCCCAATCACGGGTGTTGGAGGAGGTTTTTCTCAAATCCAACATTCCCTACCAGGTAGTAGGGGGCATCAAGTTCTACGAGCGCAAGGAGATTAAAGACATCCTGGCTTATCTGCGTTTGGTGGTCAATCCTCATGACGATCTCAGCTTGCAACGCGTGATCAATGTACCCAAACGTGGCATCGGTCAGGCGACGATGGACAAGATCGCCCAGTATGCGGCGGATCACGGCATTTCCCTGTTTGAAGCGCTGCTGGAGGCGGAAACGATTGGGCTGTCAGCTCGTTTTCTCAAGCCGCTTTCGTCGTTCGTTCAGTTGATCCGTGAACTGCATGCGATGGTGGAGTACCTCTCCGCGGTCGAGCTGACCGAAGAGGTGTTGAACCGTTCCGGCTACCGGGAGGAGTTGAAAAAGGAAGGGACGTTGGAAGCCGCCTCCCGTCTCGAGAACATCGACGAGTTTCTTTCGGTGGCGCAGGAATTTGAACAGCGGAGTGAGGACAAGACGCTTGTTGCCTTTTTGACCGACCTGGCTTTGATCTCGGACATTGACGCGCTGGAAGAGGAAGACGAGGCGGATAGCGGCGTCACACTCATGACGTTGCACAGCGCCAAGGGGCTGGAATTTCCACATGTATTCCTCGTGGGGATGGAGGAAGGCATCTTCCCGCATGTCCGGTCGTTGGACGACGAGGAGGAGATGGAGGAAGAGCGGCGTCTGGCCTATGTCGGAATCACACGGGCGGAGAAACGGTTGTATCTGACCCGGGCCCGGATGCGGATGTTGTTTGGACAGACGAGTGCTAATCCGCCTTCCCGTTTCCTCTCCGAGATTCCTGATCATTTAATCCAACCGGCGAACGGGGAAGAAACGACGGGAACCAAACCGACGTTGCGCCATGGTCCCGTCAGACGGCCCATCCCCAACCCGAACGTCGATTGGCGTGTGGG
This window contains:
- the pcrA gene encoding DNA helicase PcrA is translated as MGQHTETTEALLQGLNPEQRRAVETTEGPVLVVAGAGSGKTRVLTRRVAYLLAKGVHPWNILAITFTNKAAREMKERIVSLVGPSAEEIWISTFHAMCVRILRRDIDRIGYSRNFTILDTSDQLTVIKQVLKEQNLDPKKFEPRAILHRIGQAKNQLLTPRQMKERADGLMDEVAAEVYEGYQHRLRQNQSLDFDDLLMTTVQLFQQAPEVLDYYQRKFQYIHIDEYQDTNHAQYVLVKHLAARHQNLCVVGDSDQSIYRFRGADISNILHFERDYPSAKVIKLEQNYRSTQTILDAANGVIEHNRSRKPKKLWTENERGERIQLFEADNEHDEAYFVAETIIRGHREGHAYSDYAVLYRTNAQSRVLEEVFLKSNIPYQVVGGIKFYERKEIKDILAYLRLVVNPHDDLSLQRVINVPKRGIGQATMDKIAQYAADHGISLFEALLEAETIGLSARFLKPLSSFVQLIRELHAMVEYLSAVELTEEVLNRSGYREELKKEGTLEAASRLENIDEFLSVAQEFEQRSEDKTLVAFLTDLALISDIDALEEEDEADSGVTLMTLHSAKGLEFPHVFLVGMEEGIFPHVRSLDDEEEMEEERRLAYVGITRAEKRLYLTRARMRMLFGQTSANPPSRFLSEIPDHLIQPANGEETTGTKPTLRHGPVRRPIPNPNVDWRVGDKVRHGKWGVGTVVKVQGEGDDTELNIAFPAPVGVKRLLARYAPITRVES